The following are encoded together in the Bacteroidales bacterium MB20-C3-3 genome:
- a CDS encoding OstA-like protein, translating to MFFNLLAVAATALIVQTTPADTTSAGRKLVRLISAESAQLIVRDSVTYRKVTGPAQFLHNDTYILCDSAIWNVEQNVVDAMGNVQVIQNETILYSDKINYLADSSLAKVRGNLVQLVDKENNRLRTHFLDFHTKDSIAVFFQGGSMMNKDGGVIESLEGIYESKIKKFRFLKNVEMKSDSTLLKADSLAYFSELNKALFLGLTHVWQDTVYLRANSGWYERDTEKYLFSDKAYVLTKKQEVWADQIFYDKKTGKADLVKEIQIVDTSQKVIFFADKGNYIKEPLQATLYEKPSMAYYSLSEEQSDTLFLSADTLKYYTRALGDLDSSFVADAKERYKLSKKDPLQTLINNVKKEGEGDKGIKPPQLAPPPPRNTPVTSTPIKDSLLAPKDSLIVVKDSLIVVKDSLLVLNDSIAISSPPQKDTTTIRFTLAYNNVKIFRGVMQAKSDSLTFNSIDSIARLYTLPVMWNEGSQFTADSIQFVLSGNKLSKAELMSNAYYISREDSLYYNQIKSTDMIGFFRDNKLTRFDALGGASLLFFLAEDSVTTMMNEKECKFLSATIDSAKLSKVKYFDGIKSDIFPIVSIEQGKDRLKGFTWRESEKPLTRFDVCNRKLRPSEGEAALSVEKPLFPNTRRFFPKAKQAGKTDLSKNKSSEDKKVLPDIQR from the coding sequence ATGTTTTTTAATTTACTGGCTGTAGCTGCAACTGCTCTTATTGTGCAGACGACACCGGCGGATACAACATCGGCCGGAAGGAAACTGGTCAGACTAATCAGCGCCGAGTCGGCTCAGCTAATTGTAAGAGATAGCGTCACATACAGAAAAGTAACCGGTCCCGCTCAGTTTCTACACAATGACACATACATATTATGCGATTCTGCAATCTGGAATGTTGAGCAGAATGTTGTTGATGCAATGGGTAATGTTCAGGTTATTCAAAATGAGACTATTCTTTACAGTGACAAAATCAACTATTTGGCAGACAGCTCTCTTGCAAAGGTAAGAGGCAATCTGGTTCAGCTTGTTGATAAAGAGAACAACAGACTTAGGACACATTTTCTTGACTTTCACACTAAGGATAGTATTGCTGTTTTCTTTCAGGGGGGCAGTATGATGAATAAGGATGGAGGAGTTATTGAGAGTCTTGAGGGGATATATGAATCCAAAATCAAGAAATTCCGATTTCTCAAAAATGTTGAGATGAAGTCAGATTCAACCTTACTTAAAGCCGACTCTCTGGCATATTTTTCAGAACTTAACAAGGCTCTGTTTCTGGGTCTCACACATGTCTGGCAAGACACTGTATACCTCAGGGCAAACAGCGGATGGTATGAGAGAGATACGGAAAAGTATCTTTTTTCTGACAAGGCATATGTACTAACGAAGAAACAAGAGGTTTGGGCTGATCAGATTTTCTATGACAAAAAAACAGGCAAGGCAGATCTGGTAAAGGAGATACAGATTGTAGACACTTCCCAGAAGGTAATTTTCTTTGCAGATAAAGGGAACTATATAAAGGAGCCACTACAGGCTACTCTGTACGAAAAACCCTCCATGGCCTACTACTCTCTTAGCGAAGAGCAGTCAGATACTCTGTTCCTCTCGGCTGACACTCTTAAATACTATACAAGAGCCCTTGGAGATCTTGACTCCTCATTTGTAGCAGATGCTAAAGAGAGATATAAGTTATCTAAAAAAGATCCTCTCCAGACTTTAATTAACAATGTAAAAAAGGAGGGTGAAGGCGATAAAGGCATCAAACCTCCTCAGCTTGCTCCTCCGCCACCCCGGAACACTCCGGTTACAAGCACACCCATAAAAGACAGTCTGTTAGCGCCTAAAGATTCTCTGATTGTTGTAAAAGATTCTCTGATTGTTGTAAAAGACTCACTTCTGGTTTTAAACGATAGCATTGCAATATCCTCACCACCTCAAAAAGACACTACCACTATCAGGTTTACGCTCGCATACAATAATGTAAAAATTTTCAGAGGTGTGATGCAGGCAAAATCCGACTCTCTTACTTTCAATTCAATTGACTCAATTGCCAGATTATACACACTGCCTGTTATGTGGAATGAGGGTAGTCAGTTTACTGCAGACAGCATACAGTTTGTTCTCTCGGGGAACAAATTATCTAAAGCAGAGCTTATGTCTAATGCATACTATATCTCAAGGGAGGATTCGCTGTACTATAATCAGATAAAGAGTACAGATATGATAGGTTTTTTCAGGGACAATAAACTAACACGCTTTGACGCGCTTGGAGGCGCCTCTTTGCTCTTTTTCCTGGCTGAAGATAGTGTTACTACAATGATGAATGAAAAAGAGTGCAAATTTCTTAGTGCAACAATTGATAGCGCAAAACTCTCAAAAGTCAAATATTTTGATGGTATTAAAAGTGATATTTTTCCGATAGTATCAATTGAACAGGGTAAAGACAGACTAAAAGGATTTACATGGAGAGAGAGTGAAAAGCCTCTCACCAGATTTGATGTTTGTAACAGGAAATTAAGGCCTTCTGAAGGAGAAGCTGCCCTTTCTGTTGAGAAGCCACTTTTTCCCAATACCCGGAGATTCTTTCCTAAAGCAAAACAGGCCGGAAAAACCGACCTGTCTAAGAATAAATCATCTGAGGATAAAAAGGTCCTACCAGATATTCAAAGGTAG
- the glyA gene encoding serine hydroxymethyltransferase yields MKQDLQISELIKKEENRQLHGIELIASENFVTPQVLSALGSVLTNKYAEGYPGARYYGGCEVVDQVEQLAIDRLCQLFGAEYANVQPHSGAQANMAVFMACLKPGDTFMGLDLAHGGHLTHGSPVNMSGMWYNAIAYQLSEETGMVDYDDMERKALEFKPKLIVGGASAYSREWDWARMRAIADKIGAIFMVDMAHPAGLIAAGLLENPVKYAHIVTSTTHKTLRGPRGGIILIGKDFENPFGIKTPKGETKMMSAVLNSSVFPGIQGGPLEHCIAAKAVSFFEALQPEFKNYQLQVKKNAAAMAAAFIDKGYKVVSGGTDNHLMLIDLRSKFPDLTGKVAEKVLVTADITVNKNMVPFDSRSPFQTSGIRVGTPAITSRGLVEKDMPFIVELVDKVLSNHENTQVIDEVKEQARKKMHGLPLNIW; encoded by the coding sequence ATGAAACAAGATCTTCAAATTTCCGAATTGATAAAGAAAGAGGAGAATCGTCAGTTGCACGGTATTGAGCTGATTGCTTCTGAGAATTTTGTAACTCCACAAGTTCTTTCTGCTTTGGGCTCTGTTCTTACAAATAAATATGCGGAGGGTTATCCCGGTGCTAGATATTATGGTGGATGTGAGGTTGTTGACCAAGTTGAACAACTTGCAATTGATAGATTGTGTCAACTCTTTGGTGCTGAGTACGCTAATGTGCAGCCGCACTCAGGTGCCCAGGCGAATATGGCTGTTTTTATGGCATGTCTGAAGCCGGGTGACACATTTATGGGATTGGATCTTGCTCACGGAGGTCACCTTACTCACGGATCTCCCGTGAATATGTCAGGAATGTGGTATAACGCCATTGCCTATCAGCTAAGCGAAGAGACAGGAATGGTTGACTACGATGATATGGAGAGGAAGGCCCTGGAGTTTAAGCCAAAACTAATTGTGGGTGGTGCCTCTGCCTATTCAAGAGAGTGGGACTGGGCCAGAATGAGAGCAATTGCTGACAAGATTGGTGCAATATTTATGGTAGATATGGCTCATCCTGCAGGTCTTATAGCAGCAGGTCTGCTTGAAAATCCGGTAAAATATGCTCATATAGTTACATCTACAACTCATAAGACTCTAAGAGGTCCAAGAGGTGGAATTATTCTGATTGGCAAAGATTTTGAGAACCCGTTTGGGATAAAGACTCCTAAAGGGGAGACTAAAATGATGTCAGCTGTACTGAATTCAAGTGTATTCCCTGGCATTCAGGGAGGTCCGCTTGAGCATTGTATAGCTGCAAAGGCTGTCTCTTTCTTTGAAGCCCTGCAGCCGGAATTCAAAAACTATCAGCTTCAGGTAAAGAAAAATGCTGCTGCGATGGCAGCCGCCTTTATTGATAAAGGGTATAAAGTAGTCTCCGGAGGAACCGACAACCATCTTATGTTAATTGACCTTAGAAGCAAATTCCCTGATCTGACAGGTAAGGTTGCAGAGAAGGTTCTGGTAACTGCAGATATTACTGTTAATAAGAATATGGTTCCATTTGACAGTCGCTCTCCATTCCAGACTTCAGGGATAAGAGTAGGAACTCCTGCAATTACATCAAGGGGTCTGGTAGAAAAAGATATGCCTTTTATTGTTGAGCTGGTTGACAAAGTTCTGTCAAACCACGAAAATACACAGGTTATTGATGAGGTTAAAGAGCAGGCAAGAAAGAAGATGCATGGTCTACCTTTGAATATCTGGTAG
- a CDS encoding OmpA family protein: MKKTFFTLVLLVFAVSAFAQQESKRGPFITNGFWDNWFVSAGGGLNLYFGEYDNKMELQERLTPALDLSLGKWITPSMGLRLQYAGLRAKGKVFLFPGDNAFVPAGALTNGYAIEKFNVMNLHGDLLWNLSNSIGGYRADRTWDFVPFAGFGWARASNIDSWNSANKVSNELGITVGLINKFRVSDAVDLNFELRHLFVNDAFDGIVRGSRWEGMSTASIGITYKFAKRGFERYVKVEPADYTPYNNRIAALERQLADKDANAKRIADELAAEKARKAVVVQPEPEYIISPLAVFFQINKADLTDKDIINLGYAADMIKKSGKKFKVQGSADKATGNARINQTLSEKRANRVYDVLVNKFGVNPSQLEVIAKGDKDEPFGKPALNRVVIVEN, encoded by the coding sequence ATGAAAAAAACATTTTTTACATTGGTTTTATTAGTATTTGCTGTTTCGGCATTTGCCCAACAGGAAAGCAAAAGAGGACCATTTATCACTAATGGCTTCTGGGATAACTGGTTTGTCTCTGCAGGTGGTGGTTTAAATCTCTACTTTGGGGAGTATGACAACAAAATGGAGCTTCAGGAGAGATTAACTCCGGCTCTTGACCTCTCACTTGGTAAGTGGATTACTCCTTCAATGGGTCTTCGTCTTCAGTATGCTGGTCTGAGAGCTAAGGGTAAAGTTTTCCTTTTCCCTGGTGATAACGCGTTTGTACCGGCCGGAGCACTGACAAATGGATATGCTATTGAAAAATTCAACGTCATGAACCTTCACGGAGATCTTCTCTGGAACCTCTCAAATTCAATCGGTGGATACAGAGCTGACAGAACTTGGGATTTTGTTCCTTTTGCCGGTTTTGGCTGGGCAAGAGCCTCTAATATAGATAGCTGGAATTCAGCAAACAAAGTAAGCAACGAACTTGGTATTACAGTAGGTCTTATCAATAAATTCCGCGTTTCTGACGCTGTTGACCTCAATTTTGAACTTAGACATTTGTTTGTTAATGATGCTTTTGACGGAATCGTTAGAGGAAGTAGATGGGAAGGTATGAGTACTGCAAGTATCGGAATCACTTATAAATTTGCAAAAAGAGGATTTGAGCGCTATGTAAAAGTTGAGCCTGCAGATTATACTCCTTACAATAATCGTATTGCTGCTCTTGAGAGGCAACTTGCAGACAAGGATGCTAATGCAAAACGCATTGCGGACGAACTTGCAGCTGAAAAGGCCAGGAAGGCAGTTGTTGTTCAACCTGAACCGGAGTACATAATCTCTCCTCTTGCTGTATTCTTCCAAATTAACAAAGCTGATTTGACTGATAAGGATATTATCAACTTAGGATATGCTGCTGATATGATTAAGAAATCAGGCAAGAAATTTAAAGTTCAGGGCTCTGCCGATAAAGCAACCGGAAATGCAAGAATCAATCAGACTCTAAGTGAGAAGCGTGCCAACAGAGTTTACGATGTTCTTGTGAATAAGTTTGGTGTTAATCCAAGCCAGCTGGAGGTTATTGCAAAAGGTGACAAAGATGAGCCATTTGGAAAACCTGCACTTAACAGAGTTGTTATTGTTGAGAACTAA
- a CDS encoding peptidylprolyl isomerase encodes MRKAINAILIFAFMAISANSYSQKYNNGLVDKTVAIIGNDMIQLSTIEAEVQMMMVQGITSDHNIRCEILEDLLKNKLLLTQARLDSIIVSPENVEAELGNRIQQVLTQLGGEKALEEYFKKPLFKLRQEWREAIHEQLLTQEMQRKVAQGAPELTPSDVQAFYDRTPKDSLPIISTQYQIKQIVLYPNKEAAVMAVKERLLEFRERVMKGEKFSNLATIYSQDPGSAIKGGELRMASKQLYWPAFSDAAMALKPGQVSQIVETPDGFHLIQLIEKEGDMFNARHILLKPLYTTDDRTKAFAKLDSIKTKIIADSINFETAALRFSQDPKTYINGGLMAEEMSGSALFEKDLLKPEDYAVIKDMKVGEISDPFESTDNEGRSGNTVYKIIKLEKIVPSHIASFKDDFNILLSEAKNQAASKEIEDFIKKRQESTFIRIDSMFTGCPFKREGWIK; translated from the coding sequence GCAAACAGCTATTCACAAAAATACAATAACGGACTGGTTGACAAGACAGTTGCAATAATCGGCAACGATATGATACAGCTATCCACTATTGAGGCCGAGGTACAAATGATGATGGTTCAGGGAATTACATCTGACCATAACATCAGATGCGAAATCCTTGAAGATTTGCTGAAAAACAAGCTTCTTCTTACTCAGGCCAGACTGGACAGTATCATTGTAAGTCCTGAAAATGTTGAAGCAGAGCTTGGCAACAGAATACAACAAGTACTGACTCAGCTTGGAGGTGAAAAAGCCCTGGAAGAGTATTTCAAAAAGCCACTATTCAAACTCAGACAAGAGTGGAGAGAGGCTATCCATGAGCAGTTGCTTACACAAGAGATGCAGAGGAAGGTGGCACAAGGTGCTCCAGAACTCACTCCATCTGATGTTCAGGCATTTTATGACAGAACTCCAAAAGACTCACTTCCAATAATTTCAACCCAGTACCAGATAAAACAGATTGTTCTCTATCCAAACAAAGAGGCTGCTGTAATGGCTGTAAAAGAGAGACTGCTGGAATTTCGTGAAAGAGTAATGAAGGGGGAGAAATTCTCAAATCTTGCAACTATATATTCCCAGGATCCGGGAAGTGCCATAAAGGGAGGAGAGCTTAGAATGGCCTCCAAACAGCTTTACTGGCCGGCTTTTTCAGATGCTGCAATGGCACTTAAACCAGGCCAGGTATCACAAATTGTTGAGACTCCGGATGGTTTTCACCTTATTCAGCTTATTGAAAAAGAGGGCGATATGTTCAATGCAAGACACATCCTTCTTAAGCCGCTTTATACCACAGATGACAGAACAAAAGCTTTTGCAAAACTTGACAGTATTAAGACAAAAATTATTGCTGACAGTATAAATTTTGAAACAGCTGCTCTCAGATTCTCTCAGGACCCTAAGACATATATAAACGGCGGTCTGATGGCAGAAGAGATGTCAGGATCGGCACTTTTTGAGAAAGACCTCCTTAAACCTGAAGACTATGCAGTAATTAAGGATATGAAAGTAGGCGAAATTTCAGATCCTTTTGAATCTACAGATAACGAAGGCAGGAGCGGAAATACAGTTTACAAGATTATTAAGCTTGAGAAGATAGTCCCATCTCACATTGCATCATTTAAGGATGATTTTAACATTCTTCTCAGCGAGGCAAAGAATCAGGCAGCATCAAAAGAGATAGAGGATTTTATCAAAAAGAGACAAGAGAGTACTTTTATAAGAATTGACTCTATGTTTACCGGTTGTCCGTTTAAAAGAGAGGGCTGGATAAAATAA
- the rpsR gene encoding 30S ribosomal protein S18 codes for MANPANNEIRYLNPPTVEVKKKKYCRFKKAGIKYVDYKDAEFLKRFLNEQGKILPRRLTGTSLKFQKKVSQAVKRARHLALLPYVTDLLK; via the coding sequence ATGGCAAATCCAGCAAACAACGAAATTCGCTACCTGAACCCTCCTACAGTAGAGGTTAAGAAGAAAAAATACTGCCGTTTTAAAAAGGCCGGTATTAAGTATGTAGACTATAAGGACGCAGAGTTCCTCAAGAGATTTCTGAATGAGCAGGGTAAAATACTACCTCGCCGTCTTACCGGAACCTCTCTGAAATTCCAGAAGAAAGTTTCACAAGCAGTTAAACGCGCAAGACACCTTGCTCTGCTTCCATATGTAACAGATTTATTGAAATAA
- a CDS encoding M56 family metallopeptidase yields MSGTILPFFSAALSRETLYRFNRIVIVVMLFLALLLPLVNISIEKDTPYSGIALNIGALLEMANSETGGESQSNTNSFLIWLLLIYIFGVVIAFTRTIASLIKMINMLKDTEAQRSSLEGGVTLIIHNKNRAPFSWMKYIVISRKDFTESGDEIILHEQAHIYNRHSIDLIVAEIVKIIYWFNPVAYLLKRELQNIHEYQADEAVINNGIDAKKYQLLLIKKAVGDRLYTMANSFNQSKLKNRITMISKKKSQKSAALKALFLLPLSMFAVVAFATEEVSDVLAPVYELKVTDFIQKDTARTKTTTIVVNKVNEKVNIDEVDTLKGKKNIKVFVYNRDSVSNKENVIVFVDGIEKDAKVIKEIDHKDLKEVRVYKGEKALEEYGDKAKDKDGVIVITTKYSEKRGEEDVKIVEKVVVKMSDSDSMPLYVVDGIAMEKDKLDKVDPKTISSVNVLKGDAATRIYGEKGKNGVVVITLKK; encoded by the coding sequence TTGTCTGGCACTATTCTACCTTTTTTTTCAGCTGCCCTTAGCAGAGAGACTCTATACAGATTCAACAGAATTGTAATTGTTGTGATGTTGTTTTTAGCTCTTCTTTTGCCATTGGTTAATATCTCAATTGAAAAAGATACGCCCTATTCCGGAATTGCATTAAATATCGGAGCTCTTCTGGAGATGGCAAATTCAGAAACAGGGGGAGAGTCCCAGTCAAACACTAACTCTTTTCTTATATGGCTTTTGCTGATATACATTTTTGGAGTAGTTATCGCTTTTACAAGAACTATAGCATCTCTTATTAAGATGATTAATATGCTCAAAGACACAGAGGCTCAGCGGAGTTCTCTGGAGGGGGGAGTTACATTAATTATTCATAATAAAAACAGGGCTCCCTTTTCCTGGATGAAATATATTGTGATTTCAAGAAAGGATTTTACGGAGAGCGGAGATGAGATAATTTTACACGAACAGGCTCATATTTATAACCGTCATTCAATAGATCTTATTGTAGCAGAGATTGTAAAGATTATCTACTGGTTCAATCCGGTGGCTTATTTGCTAAAAAGGGAGCTTCAGAATATTCACGAGTATCAGGCCGACGAAGCGGTCATTAATAATGGCATCGATGCAAAAAAATATCAATTATTATTAATTAAAAAAGCTGTTGGCGACAGGCTCTACACTATGGCCAACAGCTTCAATCAAAGTAAACTTAAAAACAGAATTACCATGATTTCAAAGAAAAAATCTCAAAAGAGTGCAGCTCTGAAGGCTTTGTTCCTGCTGCCATTGTCTATGTTTGCTGTGGTTGCATTTGCAACTGAAGAGGTATCTGATGTTCTTGCTCCTGTATATGAACTCAAAGTTACTGATTTTATTCAAAAAGATACAGCAAGAACCAAAACTACAACCATTGTTGTCAATAAGGTAAATGAGAAAGTTAATATTGACGAGGTTGATACATTGAAAGGGAAGAAAAATATAAAAGTATTTGTTTACAACAGAGATTCTGTCTCAAACAAAGAAAATGTTATTGTGTTTGTTGACGGAATTGAAAAAGATGCCAAAGTTATTAAGGAGATAGACCATAAAGATTTGAAAGAGGTGAGAGTTTATAAGGGAGAGAAGGCTTTGGAGGAGTATGGAGATAAAGCCAAGGATAAAGATGGAGTTATTGTAATTACAACTAAATACTCAGAAAAGAGGGGAGAAGAGGATGTGAAAATTGTTGAGAAGGTTGTTGTTAAAATGTCTGATTCAGATTCAATGCCATTGTATGTGGTAGATGGAATTGCCATGGAAAAAGATAAACTTGATAAAGTAGATCCTAAAACTATCTCGTCAGTTAATGTATTGAAAGGAGATGCTGCTACCAGGATTTATGGCGAAAAGGGTAAGAATGGAGTAGTTGTAATTACTCTAAAAAAGTAA
- a CDS encoding aminoacyl-histidine dipeptidase, with amino-acid sequence MNISELNPKSVWKHFYSLTQIPRPSKKEERAILFLEKFGKDLGLETIKDGIGNIIIRKPATPGMENRKGIILQAHIDMVPQKNSDKVHDFEKDPIQPRIVDGWVYATGTTLGADNGLGLAVAMAVLESKDLVHGPVEALFTVDEETGMTGARMLQPGIIKGDILINLDSEDEGELYVGCAGGLDATATFTYKTEKTPEGLTGYKLSVTGLKGGHSGMDIVLGRGNANKTIVRLLLPLIEEFGARVSSIEGGSLRNAIPREAFAHLAIAASNEKGAKDLVARHLAEIKSELSAHEPNLNIVLERADLPAEVIDADTALKAVLAVYGCPNGVERMSDAMPGLVETSNNLAIVKSENGKIQIKCLMRSSVDSAKEILAQSLGSVFKLAGAEVEFTGGYPGWKPNMNSDILSTMKVVYTDLYGREPEVKAIHAGLECGILGGIYSNWDMISCGPTIRSPHSPDERVNIETVEKWWNYVVKVLEKAPVKK; translated from the coding sequence ATGAATATTTCAGAATTGAATCCAAAAAGTGTCTGGAAACACTTTTACTCACTTACTCAAATTCCAAGACCATCAAAAAAAGAGGAGAGGGCTATACTTTTTCTTGAGAAATTTGGAAAAGACCTGGGTCTTGAAACAATTAAGGATGGCATCGGTAACATTATAATAAGGAAACCGGCCACACCCGGGATGGAGAACAGGAAGGGCATAATCCTTCAGGCTCACATTGACATGGTTCCTCAAAAAAACAGTGATAAGGTTCACGATTTTGAGAAGGATCCTATACAACCAAGAATTGTAGACGGATGGGTATATGCTACCGGAACTACTTTGGGAGCAGATAATGGTTTGGGCTTAGCCGTTGCTATGGCAGTTCTTGAGTCAAAAGATCTTGTTCACGGCCCTGTTGAGGCTCTTTTTACAGTTGATGAGGAGACAGGAATGACTGGTGCAAGAATGCTTCAGCCGGGTATAATCAAAGGAGACATCCTGATTAATCTTGACTCTGAAGATGAGGGTGAGCTTTATGTTGGATGTGCAGGCGGATTGGATGCAACCGCAACCTTTACATATAAAACTGAAAAGACTCCTGAAGGCCTTACCGGATACAAGCTTTCTGTTACTGGCCTCAAGGGTGGCCACTCAGGAATGGATATTGTTCTGGGCAGGGGAAATGCAAACAAGACAATAGTAAGATTGTTGCTGCCATTGATTGAAGAGTTTGGTGCAAGAGTCTCCTCTATTGAAGGCGGAAGTCTGAGAAACGCTATTCCAAGGGAGGCATTTGCTCACCTTGCAATTGCTGCTTCAAACGAGAAGGGTGCAAAGGATCTTGTTGCAAGACATCTTGCCGAGATAAAATCAGAATTATCTGCTCACGAACCTAATCTGAATATTGTACTGGAGAGAGCAGATCTTCCTGCGGAGGTAATTGATGCTGATACTGCTTTGAAGGCCGTATTAGCTGTTTACGGATGTCCAAACGGAGTTGAGAGAATGAGTGATGCCATGCCGGGTCTTGTTGAAACTTCAAATAACCTGGCGATAGTAAAATCAGAGAATGGTAAGATTCAGATCAAATGCCTAATGAGAAGTTCAGTTGACTCGGCAAAAGAGATTCTTGCTCAGTCGTTAGGCTCTGTATTTAAACTTGCAGGCGCAGAGGTAGAGTTTACAGGTGGTTATCCCGGATGGAAACCAAACATGAACTCAGACATTTTAAGCACAATGAAGGTGGTTTACACAGACTTGTACGGAAGAGAGCCGGAGGTTAAGGCTATTCATGCAGGATTGGAGTGCGGTATTCTGGGAGGTATATATTCAAATTGGGATATGATATCATGCGGACCTACTATTCGCTCTCCACACTCGCCTGATGAGAGGGTAAACATTGAAACCGTTGAGAAGTGGTGGAATTATGTTGTTAAGGTGCTGGAAAAGGCACCGGTGAAAAAATAG
- the rplI gene encoding 50S ribosomal protein L9 — protein MEIILKQDVPNLGHKDDIVVVRNGYASNYLIPQGFAIMATPSAKKVHAENLRQRAHKEAKLREDGVALAAKLEGIQVKLATKVSSTGKIFGSVNNIQVGEALAAQGFEIDRRSITITGESNIKEIGIYDAVVKIYKDIKANIKVEIVGEE, from the coding sequence ATGGAGATAATACTTAAACAAGATGTTCCGAATCTGGGCCACAAGGACGATATTGTAGTGGTTCGCAACGGATATGCCTCAAATTATCTGATTCCCCAAGGCTTTGCAATAATGGCTACGCCTTCGGCAAAAAAGGTACATGCAGAAAACTTAAGACAAAGAGCTCACAAAGAGGCAAAACTTCGCGAGGACGGAGTTGCTTTGGCCGCTAAACTTGAGGGTATACAGGTAAAACTTGCTACCAAGGTTAGTTCTACCGGCAAGATTTTTGGATCAGTTAACAATATTCAAGTTGGAGAGGCACTTGCAGCTCAGGGATTTGAAATTGACCGCAGAAGCATTACCATAACAGGTGAATCAAACATTAAGGAGATTGGTATTTACGATGCAGTTGTTAAGATCTACAAGGACATTAAGGCAAATATCAAAGTTGAAATAGTTGGTGAGGAGTAA
- the rpsF gene encoding 30S ribosomal protein S6: MNHYETVFISTPVLSDVQIKEAVKKYHDFIVDNGGEIVHEEDWGLKKLAYPIQKKTTGFYHLIEFKADPTFIAKLEIQYRRDERIIRFLTFALDKHSIAYSERRRANKSESKN; this comes from the coding sequence ATGAATCATTACGAAACCGTTTTCATTTCAACTCCCGTTTTATCTGATGTTCAGATAAAGGAAGCGGTAAAGAAGTATCATGATTTCATCGTTGATAATGGCGGTGAGATTGTGCATGAAGAGGACTGGGGCCTTAAGAAACTGGCTTACCCAATCCAGAAAAAAACTACAGGTTTTTATCATTTGATAGAATTTAAGGCAGACCCAACATTTATTGCCAAACTGGAAATTCAGTACAGAAGGGATGAGAGAATCATCCGCTTCCTCACTTTTGCACTTGACAAGCACTCAATTGCATATTCAGAGAGAAGAAGAGCTAACAAATCAGAATCTAAAAACTAA
- a CDS encoding BlaI/MecI/CopY family transcriptional regulator translates to MKTAKGKMIAERLTAKEEEIMNHFWERGELFVRELLELYTEPKPHFNTLSTIVRGLEEKGFISHKSFGSTYQYYAAISREAYKRGALNRVVNKYFKNSYLGVVSSLIEEEEVSLDDLKRLIEKVEKSKTDK, encoded by the coding sequence ATGAAAACAGCAAAAGGTAAAATGATTGCAGAAAGACTAACTGCAAAAGAGGAGGAGATAATGAACCATTTTTGGGAGCGGGGAGAGTTGTTTGTCAGGGAGCTTCTTGAGTTGTATACAGAGCCTAAGCCACATTTTAACACTCTTTCCACCATAGTTAGAGGATTGGAGGAGAAGGGTTTTATATCTCATAAATCTTTTGGAAGTACATATCAGTACTATGCTGCAATATCCAGAGAAGCGTATAAAAGAGGCGCTCTGAACAGGGTTGTAAACAAATATTTTAAAAACTCTTACCTGGGAGTTGTTTCATCTCTTATTGAGGAGGAAGAGGTATCTCTGGATGACCTTAAGAGACTTATTGAAAAAGTGGAAAAATCCAAAACAGATAAATAG